A portion of the Oncorhynchus gorbuscha isolate QuinsamMale2020 ecotype Even-year linkage group LG19, OgorEven_v1.0, whole genome shotgun sequence genome contains these proteins:
- the LOC124005680 gene encoding extracellular calcium-sensing receptor yields the protein MPSLFKAGDVMIGGIFPVFNKQEDSSASFVKEPDKVKCAGFDLRAFRWTQVMMFAIDEINKDSSLLPNVSLGYRILDSCASPTNTLRAALTLVSSREEIEPTAPCLPTISALIAESGSSQSLAVAGTLGPFRVPMVSYFSTCACLSDKGKYPTFFRTIPSDYHQAKALAALVKHFGWTWIGAIQSDNDYGRNGVQAFTEEVKKLGVCIAFVGTVLRTYPSSKILDVVDMIKQSTVQVILSFVPEGDLYPLMREVVRQNITHIQWIASEAWITAARPSTPEIYSSFGGAIGFVVRKTAIPKLRHFLMGISPYTDRKAAFVSDFWEKMVGCRPLSASEPSVSERSRKTCTGAETLVDSQDLFFNVTQLRVSYNVYKAVYAVAHALHHLIFCKKEREGTMRPCVNLSQIQPNEVSDQLKTVHFINQFGEAVFFDENGDPPASYDVINWQLRAGQVQHVTVGHFGLAANQAYELSIQENSIVWRTGKLIPVAVCSQICPVGTRKAQIKGKSICCFDCIPCADGTIANATADCSPCPQEYWSTDGRDQCILKTVEFLSYHEPMGIALTMVSLLGACLSFATMLVFIHYKDTPVVKASNSELSSLLLFSLFLCFLCPLTFIGRPTAWTCMLRHTAFGVTFALCISCMLGKTIVVVTAFRATLPGNSVAGKFGPSQQRIIVCSCTVVQIFICVLWLNLNPPYRDFRYSHRKIVLECNTGSETAFYAVLGYIGFLAGICLVLAFLARKLPDNFNEAKFITFSMLIFCAVWITFIPAYVSSPGKFTVAVEIFAILSSTFGLLICIFAPKCYILFIKPEKNTKKHVMGRT from the exons ATGCCTAGTTTGTTCAAAGCAGGGGATGTCATGATAGGGGGCATTTTCCCTGTATTCAACAAACAAGAGGACAGCAGTGCCTCTTTTGTGAAGGAGCCTGATAAAGTGAAGTGTGCTGG ATTTGACTTGCGGGCCTTTCGCTGGACCCAAGTGATGATGTTTGCGATTGATGAAATAAACAAAGACAGTAGTCTACTACCTAACGTCTCCCTAGGCTACAGGATCCTTGACTCGTGTGCATCTCCCACCAATACTTTACGGGCTGCTCTGACGTTGGTTAGCAGTCGAGAGGAGATCGAGCCCACTGCCCCATGCCTACCTACTATATCTGCCCTAATAGCTGAATCAGGCTCCTCTCAGTCCCTGGCTGTGGCTGGAACACTGGGACCATTCAGAGTGCCAATG GTCAGTTACTTCTCTACATGTGCATGTCTGAGTGATAAAGGTAAATACCCCACATTCTTCCGCACCATCCCCAGCGACTACCATCAGGCAAAGGCTTTAGCAGCCCTGGTCAAGCACTTTGGCTGGACTTGGATTGGGGCGATACAGTCCGATAATGACTATGGCCGGAATGGGGTCCAAGCCTTCACTGAAGAGGTTAAAAAACTTGGGGTTTGCATTGCGTTCGTTGGGACAGTGTTACGAACCTACCCAAGCAGTAAAATCCTTGATGTGGTGGACATGATCAAACAATCAACAGTCCAAGTCATCCTGTCATTTGTTCCTGAGGGTGACCTTTACCCTCTgatgagggaggtggtgaggcaGAACATAACGCACATTCAGTGGATCGCCAGCGAGGCTTGGATCACAGCAGCCCGGCCCTCCACCCCTGAAATATACAGCTCTTTCGGCGGTGCCATAGGATTTGTGGTGCGGAAGACGGCCATCCCAAAGCTACGACACTTTCTCATGGGCATCAGTCCATACACAGATCGAAAGGCTGCCTTTGTGAGTGATTTCTGGGAGAAGATGGTGGGTTGTCGGCCTCTCTCAGCCAGTGAGCCCTCAGTCTCTGAGAGGAGCAGAAAGACGTGTACTGGAGCAGAGACACTTGTGGACTCACAGGATCTGTTCTTCAATGTCACACAGCTGAGAGTGTCTTATAATGTGTATAAGGCAGTGTATGCTGTTGCACACGCCCTTCATCACTTAATATTTTGCAAAAAAGAAAGGGAAGGCACTATGAGACCATGTGTAAATCTATCACAGATACAGCCTAATGAG GTCAGTGATCAACTGAAGACTGTGCATTTCATAAATCAATTCGGTGAGGCTGTGTTCTTTGACGAAAATGGAGACCCCCCTGCCTCGTATGACGTCATCAACTGGCAGCTGAGGGCAGGGCAGGTGCAGCATGTGACTGTGGGCCATTTTGGCTTAGCTGCTAACCAGGCCTACGAGCTCAGCATCCAGGAAAATAGCATAGTCTGGAGGACAGGGAAACTG ATTCCTGTAGCAGTGTGCTCTCAAATCTGCCCTGTTGGAACCAGAAAAGCCCAAATCAAAGGAAAATCTATCTGCTGTTTTGATTGCATCCCCTGTGCTGATGGAACAATAGCCAATGCAACGG CGGACTGTAGCCCCTGTCCACAGGAGTACTGGTCCACTGACGGGAGGGACCAATGCATCCTGAAAACAGTAGAGTTCCTGTCTTACCACGAACCAATGGGAATCGCTCTTACTATGGTGTCCCTGCTTGGGGCCTGCCTGTCGTTTGCCACTATGCTGGTGTTCATCCACTATAAGGACACACCAGTGGTCAAGGCCAGTAACTCTGAGCTGAGCTCTctactgctgttctctctcttcctgtgctTCCTCTGTCCCCTCACCTTCATCGGCAGGCCCACCGCCTGGACCTGCATGCTGCGCCACACCGCCTTCGGGGTGACCTTTGCCCTCTGCATCTCCTGCATGCTGGGCAAGACTATCGTGGTGGTAACAGCCTTCAGGGCTACCCTGCCCGGCAACAGCGTGGCAGGGAAGTTTGGGCCCTCCCAGCAGAGGATCATCGTGTGCTCCTGCACCGTGGTTCAGATATTTATCTGTGTGCTCTGGCTAAACCTGAACCCACCTTACAGGGACTTCAGATATAGTCATAGGAAGATAGTTCTAGAATGTAATACTGGTTCCGAGACTGCATTCTATGCAGTGTTGGGATATATAGGTTTTCTTGCAGGGATATGCTTGGTTCTGGCTTTTCTGGCTCGAAAGCTGCCGGATAACTTCAACGAGGCCAAATTCATCACCTTCAGCATGCTCATATTCTGTGCAGTCTGGATCACCTTTATCCCAGCTTATGTCAGCTCTCCTGGGAAGTTCACTGTAGCTGTGGAGATCTTTGCTATTCTGTCTTCCACCTTTGGATTATTGATTTGTATTTTTGCTCCAAAATGTTATATACTTTTTATAAAACCAGAGAAAAATACCAAGAAACATGTCATGGGGAGGACTTGA
- the LOC124006182 gene encoding uncharacterized protein LOC124006182 — protein MRPVTLVLIALFTGAVTPYCRRLCLTLDPSAELPHTREDGETRGSTLNNSAGDALTHCRMNPFLKYERTIQEDWMVLFTREEINRNSELLPAVTLGYNVYSICGSNNLLRAVLEALKGGEQREPTGLRSWSRSRVLALVGHSSSGLGSSSHWLQMIHLCTCACLRDRDVNPRAILLRAESSHCAQNLAPMLPLTCWSRVDVVCGTCIPEGKAESQAPSHEVKGFVLPGLTEFLLNLIPSDGSQSSFICDWSLAAQQWLCSPLPEGRASFQVHRVMCALTTAADMRKQCSDSHTESDCMKYAVLTPNQLPKAVCINISPLGRWSDANTVVSRCFNLKVTTDREHEQKNDASNYIPHILQSSHQCVSYGWVEEGLVVTALFWLMIYTSRSHRDTPVLRANRKLSFLLLITQTLCTLSPLTAIGRPSEWSCMLRHTAFGITFVLCISCVLGKTIVVLMAFRATLPASKAMKWFGPPQQRLSVLAFTLIQVLICALWLTVSPPFPYIGLLAFLCFVLVSLVNKLPSMQAKFILLTVLIHVQLAAWLQTSRAPTRYKLVIEIHST, from the exons ATGAGACCAGTCACACTTGTCTTGATAGCTCTGTTCACCGGGGCAGTGACTCCCTATTGCAGAAGACTCTGTCTGACTCTGGACCCGAGCGCTGAGCTACCACACActagagaggatggggagacaAGAGGTTCCACTTTAAACAACTCCGCTGGAGACGCTCTCACTCACTGTAGAATGAATCCGTTTCTGAAATATGAACG CACAATTCAAGAGGACTGGATGGTGCTATTCACTAGAGAGGAGATCAACAGAAACTCTGAACTTCTACCGGCTGTGACTCTGGGCTACAACGTCTATTCCATCTGTGGGAGCAACAATCTGCTGCGAGCCGTTCTGGAGGCTTTGaaaggaggggagcagagagagccGACAGGACTGCGGAGCTGGAGCCGCAGCAGGGTGCTGGCGCTGGTGGGACACTCCTCCTCTGGTCTCGGCAGCTCCTCACACTGGCTACAG ATGATCCACCTATGTACTTGTGcatgtctgagagacagagatgttaaCCCCAGAGCCATTCTCCTCAGAGCAGAGTCCAGTCACTGTGCCCAGAACCTAGCCCCGATGCTGCCCCTGACATGCTGGAGCAGAGTGGATGTTGTCTGTGGGACATGCATACCGGAGGGTAAAGCTGAGAGTCAGGCTCCCTCACATGAAGTGAAGGGGTTTGTTCTCCCCGGCCTGACTGAGTTCTTACTAAATCTGATACCCTCGGATGGATCACAGAGTTCCTTTATCTGTGACTGGAGCCTGGCTGCTCAGCAGTGGCTGTGCTCCCCTCTCCCTGAGGGCCGAGCATCGTTCCAGGTCCATAGGGTCATGTGTGCATTGACAACGGCAGCTGACATGAGAAAGCAATGCAGCGACAGTCATACTGAGTCTGACTGTATGAAATATGCTGTGTTGACACCAAACCAG CTACCAAAGGCGGTGTGCATAAATATATCTCCGCTGGGCAGATGGAGTGATGCTAACACAGTAGTATCACGTTGTTTCAACCTAAAAGTGACGACGGACAGAGAACATGAACAGAAAAATG ATGCTAGTAACTATATCCCACATATCCTGCAGAGCAGCCATCAGTGTGTCTCTTATGGCTGGGTGGAAGAAGGACTTGTGGTGACAGCTCTGTTCTGGCTTATgatctacaccagtagatcacacaGAGACACCCCTGTCCTCAGAGCCAACAGAAAGCTGAGCTTCCTGCTGCTCATCACACAGACTCTGTGtactctctcacctctcaccgcCATTGGCCGGCCCTCTGAATGGTCCTGTATGCTGCGTCACACAGCGTTTGGGATCACCTTCGTCCTCTGCATCTCTTGTGTTCTGGGGAAAACAATAGTGGTGTTGATGGCCTTCAGGGCTACACTTCCAGCCAGTAAAGCCATGAAATGGTTTGGTCCTCCACAGCAGAGACTCAGTGTTCTGGCTTTCACTCTCATACAGGTCCTGATCTGTGCTCTTTGGTTAACagtctcccctcctttcccctacATAGGGCTCCTAGCCTTCTTGTGCTTtgttctggtctctctggtcaATAAGCTACCATCTATGCAAGCGAAGTTCATTCTATTGACTGTTCTTATACATGTACAATTAGCAGCATGGCTGCAAACCTCCAGGGCACCAACAAGGTATAAACTAGTCATTGAGATACATTCAACATAG